One Aspergillus oryzae RIB40 DNA, chromosome 2 genomic window carries:
- a CDS encoding PQ-loop repeat-containing protein (predicted protein), translating into MPASGVSRLYKLHPINSSPSTSKQRAQGPTYRTALIVGAVCILHISVMLIATITIGLKRPASLQSWSNLCGILAAVLSSIQYFPQIYTTVKLRCVGSLSIPMMCIQTPGGFVWAASLAARLGAKGWSTWGVLLVTASLQGLLLVLSVFFEYLGPNKGHSHGEVESVDNDERDEQDSRPSEETPLLQNQ; encoded by the exons CTGGTGTCTCCAGACTATATAAACTTCATCCTATCAAT TCGTCGCCTTCAACCTCCAAGCAAAGGGCGCAAGGCCCAACATACCGCACCGCCTTGATCGTAGGTGCCGTCTGTATCCTACACATCTCCGTCATGCTTATAGCCACGATCACCATCGGACTTAAACGGCCCGCCTCTCTGCAGTCCTGGTCCAACCTCTGCGGTATCTTAGCCGCGGTCCTTTCCTCGATTCAGTACTTCCCTCAGATCTACACCACCGTCAAACTGCGCTGCGTCGGCAGTCTGAGCATCCCTATGATGTGTATACAGACACCAGGTGGCTTTGTTTGGGCTGCCAGTCTTGCAGCTAGATTGGGCGCAAAGGGATGGAGTACATGGGGTGTTTTGCTTGTCACTGCGAGTTTACAGGGCCTACTACTCGTACTGAGCGTTTTCTTCGAGTACCTGGGGCCGAACAAGGGACACAGTCATGGAGAGGTCGAGTCAGTGGACAACGATGAGCGCGATGAGCAAGACTCGCGTCCCTCCGAAGAGACTCCCCTTCTTCAAAACCAATGA
- a CDS encoding dolichyl-phosphate beta-D-mannosyltransferase (dolichol-phosphate mannosyltransferase) — protein sequence MGAAKNKYTVILPTYNERKNLPIICWLLERTFRENNLDWEVVIVDDGSPDGTLEVAKQLQELWGPEHINLKPREGKLGLGTAYVHGLQYATGNFVIIMDADFSHHPKFIPEMIRIQKETEADIVTGTRYANRDNIKGGVYGWDLFRKFTSRTANLIADVMLMPGVSDLTGSFRLYKKSVLEKVIHSTQSKGYSFQMEMMVRAKAMGYKVQECPITFVDRLYGESKLGGSEIVEYLKGVFTLWLKV from the exons ATGGGCGCCGCAAAGAACAAGTACACGGTCATTCTCCCAACCTACAACGAGCGGAAGAACCTCCCTATTATCTGCTGGTTATTGGAGCGCACCTTCCGTGAAAA CAACCTGGACTGGGAAGTTGTCATCGTCGACGATGGCTCCCCCGACGGCACCCTGGAAGTCGCCAAACAGCTCCAGGAGCTCTGGGGCCCCGAACATATCAACCTGAAGCCCCGTGAAGGCAAGCTCGGCCTTGGAACCGCCTACGTTCACGGTCTTCAATACGCCACGGGCAACTTTGTTATCATTATGGACGCCGACTTCAGCCATCACCCCAAATTCATCCCGGAGATGATCCGCATTCAGAAAGAAACGGAAGCCGACATTGTCACGGGCACGCGGTATGCCAATCGCGACAACATCAAGGGCGGTGTGTACGGTTGGGATCTATTTCGGAAGTTTACGTCGCGGACGGCCAACCTCATCGCCGATGTCATGCTCATGCCCGGTGTGAGCGATTTGACGGGCAGCTTCCGCTTGTACAAGAAGAGTGTGTTGGAGAAGGTCATCCATAGCACCCAGAGCAAGGGGTACAGTttccagatggagatgatggtgcGGGCCAAGGCCATGGGCTACAAGGTTCAGGAGTGCCCGATCACCTTCGTTGATCGGTTGTACGGAGAGAGTAAGCTGGGTGGTTCTGAGATCGTGGAATACTTGAAGGGTGTGTTTACCTTGTGGTTGAAGGTCTGA
- a CDS encoding uncharacterized protein (predicted protein), giving the protein MHTSTLLLVLSSLGAQAIPLLRPKANDILARREVPYSVVNVGGQPSAEATPVVETVTVGSPPQTPVTITITHTPSSSPSSTPSPSSWSAGPLPTGIPSGESPVVARGLNATARRVRRSSSANSTEVHDLAARHNGTVSHLDSRSNNTASLVSRSNSTESKLTARSNSTTILTARGNSTEFKIAARGNGTASGLGARSNIVNSRLAARTNNTASAVVARSNSTEANTITARSNSTNSHIKARGLNLTDRAVLYLRDALNSTRVHDSNAVAKRSSNGTSLDA; this is encoded by the coding sequence ATGCATACCTCAACATTGCTCTTAGTCCTCTCCTCGCTTGGTGCTCAAGCAATTCCTCTCCTCCGTCCTAAGGCAAATGATATCCTCGCGCGCAGGGAGGTGCCATACTCTGTTGTGAATGTTGGCGGCCAACCTAGCGCCGAAGCGACCCCCGTCGTTGAAACTGTCACTGTCGGCTCTCCTCCACAGACTCCGGTGACAATCACTATCACCCACACTCCATCATCGTCCCCTTCTAGCACTCCTTCTCCCTCGTCTTGGAGCGCCGGGCCATTGCCAACTGGCATTCCCAGCGGAGAGTCCCCGGTCGTGGCTCGAGGACTGAACGCCACTGCCCGGAGAGTCCGGAGGTCTTCCTCGGCGAACAGCACTGAGGTTCATGATCTTGCTGCTCGTCACAATGGCACTGTGTCTCACCTTGACAGTCGAAGCAACAACACTGCCTCTTTGGTTTCTCGCAGTAATAGCACAGAATCTAAGCTCACTGCTCGGAGCAACAGTACTACCATCCTCACTGCCCGTGGAAACAGCACAGAGTTCAAGATTGCCGCTCGGGGCAACGGTACTGCTTCTGGTCTGGGTGCTCGCAGCAACATTGTCAACTCTCGCCTGGCGGCCCGCACCAATAACACCGCCTCTGCTGTTGTCGCtcgcagcaacagcaccGAGGCCAACACCATCACGGCgcgcagcaacagcaccaacTCCCACATCAAGGCTCGTGGCTTGAACCTCACTGATCGTGCTGTTCTTTACCTTCGTGATGCCCTCAACTCCACCCGCGTACATGACAGCAATGCTGTGGCGAAGAGGAGCTCGAACGGCACATCGCTTGACGCTTAA
- a CDS encoding SWAP/Surp domain-containing protein (predicted protein): MSDDSKLKGFPDVSAKLSALPKKSLFERQKAEAEAKRARERAETAAVYEDFVKSFEDDSPAPDRPSADGRLNRFNPKSSGFGGGPAKRHFTSSGPRMSGPGTLGPPPPSLSRKRTHEGFQPLHRNRDFAHGVLGFENTASPATAFRTSDDEEDATVDTKEAERAAAKPTLYLASLPPGTSPSVIKSLIPSVLSVDNVKLLRPSGQPSDRKSMSAIVTLANESAASDIDSTVSALQNKYLGWGYYLSISRHLSSAAISSTMPVTVGLSSTSSLPFGAKSIASEVQGRLNRAPPPGLHRGGFAPPASYGPSFGRSGPNTQVEVKAPADLKQLRLIHKTLENLLNYGPEFEALLMSRPEVQREEKWAWIWDARSAGGVFYRWKLWEVLTNSSSRGNQRGKPRNSLSIFEGGAVWTPPEGNIKFEYTTQMDEFVSDEDYDSSDEDLSDVEDERRQHSGAPPADSLGASNDGLGYMNPLQKAKLTHLLARLPTTHAKLRKGDVARVTAFAIEHAGAGAEEVVEMIVSNIKEPFAYTGANPDREMEKGAARREQAADISNDAEEARLQSKGNLDTSSAKLVGLYLISDILSSSATSGVRHAWRYRQLFESSLKAHQVFEHLGRLEKDYSWGRLKAEKWKRSVGTLLHLWEGWCVFPQSSQEHFYEVFEKPPLTEEELREEKEKAEAERAANAFSKSKSRWKSVEEDTTTQKFDPGRPPEADRSRMDIDQEHIAPGREFDGEPMSDLDGEPMEDSDLEVPDGDPMEEDSAFVEESGSKEQPEKQPEPSAQPEPQRPVRKPRPKAEDMFADSDSE, encoded by the coding sequence ATGTCCGACGATTCAAAGCTTAAGGGCTTTCCAGATGTCTCTGCGAAACTCTCTGCCCTCCCTAAGAAATCACTCTTCGAGCGCCagaaagccgaagccgaagccaagCGTGCCCGAGAACGGGCTGAAACCGCTGCTGTTTACGAAGACTTCGTGAAGTCATTCGAAGATGACTCTCCCGCGCCAGATCGACCGTCCGCAGATGGAAGGCTAAACAGATTCAACCCCAAGAGCTCTGGATTTGGGGGAGGCCCTGCAAAACGGCATTTTACCAGCTCCGGCCCGCGCATGAGCGGGCCTGGAACTTTAGgaccaccgccaccatcgCTTTCTCGAAAACGTACGCATGAAGGGTTCCAGCCGTTACATAGAAACAGGGATTTTGCGCATGGAGTGCTAGGTTTTGAGAATACGGCTTCGCCAGCCACAGCTTTCCGCACTTcggacgatgaggaggatgcaACTGTTGATACGAAAGAGGCCGAGCGTGCTGCAGCTAAGCCCACGCTGTACTTGGCATCGTTACCTCCTGGCACTTCCCCGTCTGTGATTAAGTCGTTAATCCCGTCAGTCTTGTCAGTGGATAATGTCAAGCTCCTGCGTCCCTCTGGTCAACCGTCAGACCGGAAATCGATGTCCGCCATCGTGACTCTCGCAAACGAATCTGCCGCCTCGGATATAGACAGCACAGTCAGCGCGCTTCAGAACAAATACTTGGGATGGGGATACTACCTGTCGATCTCGAGGCACCTATCCTCCGCTGCCATCAGCTCGACGATGCCAGTAACTGTGGGCCTATCATCCACAagctctcttcctttcggCGCCAAGTCGATTGCTTCTGAAGTGCAAGGAAGACTGAACCGTGCTCCACCACCCGGCTTGCATCGTGGTGGATTCGCGCCGCCGGCTTCGTATGGGCCATCTTTTGGCAGAAGCGGCCCCAATACCCAAGTCGAAGTGAAAGCACCGGCAGACCTGAAGCAATTGAGACTAATACACAAAACATTGGAAAACTTGTTAAACTATGGTCCGGAATTTGAAGCTCTTCTCATGAGTCGGCCAGAAGTccaaagagaggagaaatggGCATGGATATGGGATGCAAGAAGTGCCGGAGGGGTATTTTACCGATGGAAACTATGGGAAGTCCTTACCAACAGCAGCTCGAGGGGAAACCAACGAGGAAAACCTAGGAATTCGCTATCAATCTTCGAAGGTGGCGCTGTCTGGACCCCTCCAGAGGGCAATATCAAGTTTGAATACACTACCCAGATGGATGAGTTTGTCTCTGACGAGGATTACGACTCTTCTGATGAGGACCTCTctgatgtggaagatgagagaCGCCAACATAGTGGAGCGCCTCCTGCTGATAGTCTGGGTGCCAGTAACGATGGGCTAGGCTATATGAATCCACTTCAGAAGGCCAAATTAACTCATCTCCTGGCTCGTCTCCCGACGACACACGCGAAGTTACGGAAAGGCGACGTCGCCCGCGTTACTGCTTTCGCTATTGAACATGCAGGAGCGGGGGCAGAAGAGGTTGTGGAGATGATTGTCTCGAATATAAAAGAACCATTCGCCTATACGGGGGCTAACCCTGACCGTGAAATGGAAAAGGGTGCGGCTCGGCGAGAACAAGCAGCGGACATCTCCAACGATGCAGAGGAAGCTCGTTTACAGTCTAAGGGCAATTTAGATACATCTTCCGCGAAGTTGGTGGGCCTCTATCTCATCTCCGacatcctctcctcttctgccaccAGCGGCGTACGGCATGCTTGGCGGTATCGGCAATTGTTCGAGTCATCGTTAAAAGCGCATCAAGTCTTCGAACATCTTGGAAGATTGGAGAAAGACTATAGTTGGGGTCGCCTGAAGGCAGAGAAATGGAAACGAAGTGTCGGAACTCTTTTGCATTTATGGGAAGGCTGGTGTGTCTTCCCGCAGTCGAGCCAAGAACACTTCTATGAGGTTTTCGAGAAACCGCCGCTTACGGAAGAAGAGTTacgagaggagaaggagaaggccgAAGCCGAACGAGCCGCCAATGCATTCTCCAAGAGTAAAAGTCGCTGGAAGTctgtggaagaagacacaACGACCCAGAAATTTGACCCAGGTCGACCTCCCGAAGCGGACCGTAGTCGTATGGATATTGATCAAGAACATATTGCTCCCGGGAGGGAATTCGACGGGGAGCCGATGAGCGATCTTGATGGAGAGCCAATGGAAGACAGCGATTTAGAAGTCCCGGATGGTGACCCTATGGAGGAAGACAGCGCTTTCGTGGAAGAAAGTGGCTCGAAAGAGCAACCAGAGAAGCAACCGGAACCCTCAGCTCAACCGGAGCCTCAACGGCCAGTTCGCAAACCTCGACCAAAGGCGGAAGATATGTTTGCGGATTCCGATTCGGAGTGA
- a CDS encoding transcription factor TFIIIC subunit TFC6 (predicted protein), which produces MSRARRSTRLTGGKTKYTNDPFEAAGVSDESDNGSKVPKGRKEQASDESSDEEFQANDEQEEEEDDEEGSEEDVAGENDGEEADEEEYTSDRGRGAQKTVVSRPRHQKKRLGNDLAMLSKDEMHSRGTHSSMEHMGKMLHMTITFGTDEKDLLSIVYARERWYRGVDSGFPSRASLNEAPDVPDCGFGPTFGVEPEDMKRERTRGWDWYYDGDVGERFRKRQRLEAITEKEVYQKFIPQAKEKKHTVLIGPVDDQKVFTLGHHESFNFGEAFGETKAKAKAKPGTGGKSKGQKVQCMAWAPNQPGLTQYLAVSTPISKGEKEKYPDPFKDRGARAFRPSPPYPCALQLWMFKAEREESLTKHIDMNFKPKLRLALCTNWGDLRRMAWCPVRRDPREEDDDDVLKSVGLLAGIWGDGYVRVLDVKLSRDPNKTEYWLLPHTNVPIDAVQSPVFEAKPPSTLCTCLTWLSPSDIAVGCANGFVAIWSIVPSQNTPSNPFPYFYQPIHSTYVLNLASAYPTNAHLITTTSMDGETRLWSVLDPQTDTVESNRMRVGSPYLTYSPLLHSFLSSDENDFARLLAVRRFYTTTAVARFPSTVSSLAPCSVWHPSVMYGCTSGAVVATNPLRRLLHVKEKQWQQTWFTHEWARGDDASDPGISRFHDGYRAESISLLRNMMGDRKMVNGVMMITIYEEGTHVTALSWNPNQACAGWASAGMGCGLIRVEDLAT; this is translated from the exons ATGTCACGCGCACGCAGATCCACCCGCCTCACAGGCGGTAAGACAAAGTATACGAATGACCCCTTCGAGGCAGCAGGGGTAAGCGACGAGTCAGACAACGGGTCCAAGGTAcccaagggaagaaaagaacaagccaGCGACGAGTCCTCCGACGAGGAATTCCAAGCCAATgacgagcaagaagaagaggaagacgatgaggaggggtCCGAAGAGGACGTAGCTGGGGAAAATGACGGCgaagaagccgacgaggaagaatatacctcTGACCGCGGTCGCGGTGCCCAAAAGACTGTTGTCTCTCGACCGAgacaccagaagaaacgGCTCGGTAATGACCTTGCTATGCTGTCGAAGGATGAGATGCATTCGCGGGGTACTCATAGCTCGATGGAGCATATGGGGAAGATGCTCCATATGACGATTACGTTTGGGACTGATGAGAAGGATCTCTTGTCTATTGTTTATGCGCGGGAGCGGTGGTATCGGGGTGTTGATTCTGGGTTTCCGAGTCGTGCTTCGCTGAATGAGGCGCCGGATGTGCCGGATTGTGGCTTTGGGCCGACTTTTGGAGTTGAGCCGGAGGATatgaagagggagaggacGCGCGGGTGGGATTGGTATTATGATGGGGATGTGGGAGAGAGGTTTAGGAAGCGTCAGCGTCTGGAAGCCATTACTGAGAAAGAAGTTTATCAGAAGTTCATTCCGCAGGctaaggagaagaagcatacAGTGCTGATTGGGCCTGTTGATGATCAGAAAGTGTTCACATTAGGACATCATGAGTCTTTCAattttggagaagcttttgGAGAGACTAAGGCGAAAGCGAAAGCAAAGCCGGGCACTGGTGGCAAGTCAAAAG GGCAGAAGGTTCAGTGTATGGCATGGGCTCCAAATCAACCCGGCCTCACACAGTATCTGGCCGTGTCTACGCCGATatcaaaaggagagaaagaaaagtatCCGGACCCGTTCAAGGACCGTGGTGCTCGAGCATTTAGGCCTTCTCCTCCGTATCCATGTGCCTTGCAGCTCTGGATGTTCAAGGCTGAGAGGGAGGAGTCACTTACAAAGCACATTGATATGAACTTCAAACCAAAACTACGACTGGCCCTTTGCACTAATTGGGGTGATCTAAGACGAATGGCCTGGTGTCCAGTACGTCGAGACCCTcgggaagaggatgatgatgacgtcTTGAAATCTGTCGGGCTTCTTGCTGGTATATGGGGAGATGGATATGTGAGGGTCCTTGATGTCAAGCTTAGCCGCGACCCGAACAAGACTGAATACT GGCTCCTACCTCATACTAACGTTCCGATAGACGCGGTGCAGTCCCCAGTCTTTGAAGCTAAGCCACCATCGACTCTGTGTACATGTTTAACATGGCTCTCTCCGAGCGATATCGCTGTTGGTTGTGCCAACGGGTTCGTCGCTATTTGGAGCATTGTGCCTTCGCAGAACACTCCATCCAACCCTTTCCCGTATTTTTACCAACCAATCCATTCCACATACGTTCTTAATCTAGCGTCGGCTTATCCAACAAATGCTCATCTAATAACGACTACGTCCATGGACGGAGAGACACGGCTATGGTCGGTTTTAGATCCCCAAACAGACACGGTGGAGTCTAACCGCATGCGAGTGGGATCGCCTTACTTAACGTACTCTCCTTTGCTACACTCATTTCTCTCCAGCGACGAGAACGACTTCGCCCGACTTCTAGCCGTGCGACGATTCTATACTACGACGGCAGTAGCTAGATTTCCCAGCACAGTTTCTTCGCTGGCCCCATGCAGCGTCTGGCATCCCAGCGTCATGTACGGGTGCACTAGCGGTGCGGTCGTCGCGACGAATCCCTTACGGCGATTGTTGCACgtcaaagaaaagcaatggcAACAGACCTGGTTTACCCACGAGTGGGCGCGGGGTGACGACGCAAGCGATCCAGGTATCAGTAGGTTTCACGATGGCTACCGTGCTGAGAGCATTAGCCTACTACGGAACATGATGGGGGATCGCAAGATGGTGAACGGGGTTATGATGATCACGATCTATGAAGAGGGAACGCATGTTACCGCACTCTCCTGGAATCCAAATCAGGCATGCGCAGGGTGGGCCAGTGCTGGTATGGGCTGCGGACTGATTCGAGTGGAGGATCTGGCTACGTAA
- a CDS encoding uncharacterized protein (predicted protein) — protein sequence MHQRSMSGHSSNPNIFSDEYSLEQIDSEQATLTPRSPSVSSIASSNTLRSSLPQQQKAYNTTPNDLGVTENPFGDDARVSFDESPNRSSLPPKGVDFTNRNSTASTNTAPSIAQRSQSTSSRFSMPPRALSPYTGATGPSHPYAMYPQVGVSRSPSIATTSTVRPMDRPLGDANAPQHPYAMYPQNVVPEEEMDNTMIPPVGFPGHPQAYQRPPNRADDDVGDLIGPDGHTEQLPPYSRYPDPVIPKVEGTFDPTPDAGVTLHDNSHSPNEHPPPPVSEVSSRTLVAENMANRRDNDEEREAAPVTGVMAFEEKLKTKGKKKACCGLPVWTLVLVGVVMLVGACIGGVIGGVLGAKKAANEENQHPKGPKIVTKTETPRMDATPISTIPTNLPAAPTGNYWIPADPKNSSKFCIVDQDYNPSWSCMKSGKIPVSVTGTESSRNITFSNEPISSSFTYGAQAPYFSDPTQSLSLMMDSSDLSLGPALTFFSLFDKLVIVPQDTFSSSAVSKRAISEDDVMAGAFRRLHTAQAGDKPWFCWWNSTVMEFFLYLNQSTKDAQYSSTSTHLPSSQSTDSLSSSVSNYPLRIKMDEKRDYPEAQSPYCQQMQVLDNGSVSPISQQTLQIKELEPTPTTTLKYSASATQTYTATAQYEHVCYCVALTD from the coding sequence ATGCATCAGCGCTCTATGTCCGGTCACTCCTCCAACCCTAACATCTTCTCCGATGAATATTCACTAGAGCAAATCGATTCCGAACAAGCCACCCTCACTCCTCGAAGTCCATCCGTTTCATCGATCGCATCATCCAATACCCTCCGTTCGTCTTTgcctcaacaacaaaaagcgTACAACACAACGCCAAATGATCTCGGGGTAACAGAGAATCCATTTGGTGATGATGCCCGGGTTTCATTCGATGAATCACCAAATCGGTCCAGTCTACCCCCAAAGGGGGTCGACTTCACCAACCGCAATTCTACAGCGTCCACTAATACCGCCCCTTCCATAGCACAGCGCAGTCAGAGCACTTCATCACGATTTTCCATGCCTCCCCGGGCCCTGAGTCCTTACACTGGGGCTACAGGCCCGAGCCATCCGTATGCGATGTATCCACAGGTCGGGGTCAGCCGTTCACCCAGCATCGCGACCACGTCTACGGTACGGCCAATGGATCGACCGTTGGGCGATGCCAATGCACCTCAGCATCCCTATGCGATGTACCCACAGAATGTGGTgccggaagaagagatggacaATACTATGATTCCACCAGTAGGCTTTCCCGGACACCCCCAGGCATATCAACGGCCACCCAATCGtgccgatgatgatgtggggGACCTGATTGGGCCCGATGGCCATACAGAACAGCTGCCACCTTACTCGCGGTATCCCGATCCAGTTATTCCCAAGGTTGAGGGGACTTTTGATCCTACTCCTGACGCAGGCGTCACTCTACACGATAATTCTCACAGTCCCAATGAGCATCCCCCGCCACCAGTTTCGGAAGTATCGTCAAGAACGTTGGTTGCGGAAAATATGGCGAATCGACGAGATAATGATGAAGAGCGGGAAGCAGCACCAGTAACCGGTGTCATGGCATttgaggagaagttgaagaccaaaggtaaaaagaaggCATGCTGTGGGTTACCGGTCTGGACCCTTGTTTTGGTCGGTGTCGTGATGCTCGTGGGAGCATGTATTGGAGGTGTCATCGGAGGTGTTTTAGGAGCAAAAAAGGCAGCGAATGAGGAAAACCAGCACCCAAAAGGTCCGAAGATTGTCACCAAAACAGAGACCCCCCGGATGGACGCCACCCCCATATCTACGATTCCTACAAATCTACCCGCTGCGCCTACCGGGAATTACTGGATTCCTGCGGACCCGAAGAATTCATCGAAATTCTGTATTGTCGATCAAGATTACAACCCATCGTGGAGTTGCATGAAGTCGGGGAAAATACCTGTGTCTGTGACCGGGACAGAATCATCGCGTAACAtcaccttctccaatgagccgatctcttcatctttcacTTATGGCGCTCAAGCACCATACTTTTCTGATCCTACGCAGTCACTTAGCCTAATGATGGATTCCAGCGACCTCAGCCTCGGCCCTGCCCTaacattcttttccttgtttgatAAATTGGTTATTGTCCCCCAGGATACCTTTTCATCCAGTGCAGTTTCAAAACGTGCCATcagtgaggatgatgtcatggCAGGCGCATTCCGTCGCTTGCATACGGCGCAGGCGGGGGACAAACCTTGGTTTTGCTGGTGGAACAGCACCGTGATGGAGTTTTTCCTGTATCTCAATCAGTCCACCAAGGATGCTCAATACAGCTCCACTTCGACACATCTGCCGTCTTCACAGTCCACCGATTCTTTGAGCTCCTCGGTCTCGAATTACCCTCTTCGGATCAaaatggatgagaagagagATTACCCAGAGGCCCAGTCGCCCTATTGCCAGCAGATGCAAGTGCTGGATAATGGCTCTGTGAGCCCCATTTCCCAGCAGACGCTTCAAATCAAGGAGTTGGAGCCGACACCGACGACAACGCTCAAATACTCTGCGAGCGCGACACAAACTTACACGGCGACCGCACAGTATGAGCATGTGTGCTATTGTGTCGCATTGACGGATTAG
- a CDS encoding uncharacterized protein (predicted protein) encodes MNPVLRSRSILRVANSSIPSLYRSQKVSPMSWRTYAHSSYGGEGETEAQQPNNSRNTPTRDIEHPGPSAPDVSKGSTASSSSQPRSSSTSQEDRDKEDSEGRPIRMSSSNNAKPTITDGRHSPNVDSEGNVKSDVPNDVKKHNEEMEHRPERN; translated from the exons ATGAATCCAGTCTTGCGCTCTCGCTCCATACTGAGGGTAGCCAATTCGTCGATCCCTTCACTCTACCGTTCCCAGAAGGTGTCTCCTATGTCATGGCGGACTTACGCTCATAGTTCCTATGGCGGAGAAGGGGAGACTGAAGCTCAACAGCCGAATAATTCTCGGAATACCCCAACCCGGGACATTGAACATCCAG GGCCATCTGCCCCAGATGTCAGCAAGGGCTCGAcagcatcttcaagctctcagcctcgatcttcttccacttcccaagaagatcgagatAAGGAAGATTCAGAAGGTAGACCCATTCGAATGTCATCCTCCAACAACGCAAAACCAACGATTACTGACGGACGCCATTCCCCCAATGTTGACTCTGAAGGCAACGTGAAGTCAGATGTTCCCAACGATGTAAAAAAGCATAACGAAGAGATGGAGCACCG ACCCGAGCGCAATTAA